DNA from Campylobacter sp. RM5004:
GCTAAAGTATGGCTTTGCTCAAATACGCTTATAGTTTTACCTAATTTTGATAATTCATAAGCCAAAGTTGCACCAGCTATTCCACCACCTATTATTGCGATATTATTTACTTCTAGGTAATTTTTATGAAAATAACCATCAAGCTCTTCTTTTTGAACTTTATTTTTTAATATTGCTAAAGTGCTTTCTCTTTTAATGCCTATTTCTATATTATTTATTTCAAAACCTAGTTCAATTAGAGCTTTTTTAAAATTAGAATTTGAACTATAACTTATTAATTTACCATTTGGTTTTAAAAGTTTTTTTACTTTTTCTAAAGTATTGATTGAAAACATTTCTTGATTTTTACTAGGAGAAAATCCATCAGCATATACAACATCAGCTAAAAAATCCAAATCATCTAAAGCCACATCAACATCTTGAAAAACCAAATCAAGAGTAATTCCATCAAATTCAATTCTATAAATACCATTTTTACAAGGCGGATAGTCGTTTATGAAGCTTTTGTTTAGTTCTATATTAAATTTTTTGCAAAAAAACTTAATATCTTCAATGCTTTGATAATGATTTTCTATTGCTACATAATTTAGTTTTATTCCTTGTTCTATTGCTTTTTTTGCACTTAAAAAAAAGTTAAGCCCAAGACCAAAACCTAATTCTAATATAGTTAATTTATTATTTGCATTTAAAAAAGCATTCTCAACATAAATGCCATTTCTTTCTTTTAAAGGCTCTTTAATATTGTAATAAAAATCATCAAAATCTAAAGAAAAAATTTCATCGTTTTTTAGTACCCAATTAGCCTTTCTCATATAATTCTCCTTTATTTGTTCTTAATAAAATAATTTTCTATTCCATTAACAATACCATTTACTAAAAAATCTTGATATTTACTATCTGCTATATTTTTCCCTTCAATAGGATGAGAAATATAGCCTATCTCAATCAATACAGCAGGCATTAAAGCTCCAACTAACACCCAAAATGGTGCTTCTTTAACCCCGCCATCTTTTTTAAGATAATTTTTAGGAATTGAACTTAAAATCCCGCCTTGTATATCAATGGCTAGTTTATTAGACGATATTATTTTTTCTCTATTTAAAAAGTTTAAAAATGTTTGCTTAGAAAAATAATTCATTTCTTCTATATCACTTTTGTTTTCAATAGCTGCAGCATTTTTGCTTCTTTCACTTCTTGCTGGTGAGAGAAAATATGTTTCTATGCCGTAAATTTTATCTGTTTTTGACTTATCAGCAATTGAGTTTGCGTGTATGCTTATAAACAAATCACTCTTTTTATCATTTGCCATTTTTGTTCTGTCACGAAGACCTATATATATATCTTTATTTCTTGTTAAAAATACTTTATAGCCTTTATTTTTCAATGCTTTACTAAGCTTTAATGCTACCGATAAGGTAATATCTTTTTCATTTCTTCCAAAAGCATTTGCCCCTGTATCTTTCCCACCATGCCCTGCATCAATTGTAATTAATAAATTCGCTTTATTAAAACTCGCTTTACTTGATTTTAATTCTTCAGTAGAAAAAACAACTTCATTATCATCAATATTAAAAAATAGCTTTTGCTGTGCTTTAGTATATAAAACTACTCTTGTTTTTTTAGGGTTAAATTGAAGAATACTAATAGAATAATTTTTAAAATCATAGTTTTTTCTACCACCTAACAACACTCCATCAAACTCAATTATTTGATTTGTTCCATAGTTTATTGTTTTGATATTTTCTATTTCGTAGCTTATATTAAATTTAATACCATTATTTGTTTTTGTAACTTTACTTATGTTATTAGTGCCTTTTGTTTCTGCTTTTTCTTGATTTTTTTCTTCTATTTTTAATGAAGACTTGATTATTTCTTCAGTTTTTTTGCTTTGAATATTTGCTGGTTTTTCTTCTTTTTTTACCGATGGTTTTTCTTCTTTTTTATTTACTATATTTTGTGTTTTTGATAAAACTTCTATATTAAATCCATTATCAATATTATATTTTATATCTATTTCATCTTTACTTCTAGCTACAATTCTAATTCTTTTCGGATTAAATTGCACTATACTTATTTCATAATTTTTATCAATAAAGGTTTCTTTTTTAGCATCTAAAATGCCATCAAATTCAAGGATTTTATTGTTTATTTCTTTGGTATTATAGGTGCTTAAAGATATTGATTTTTCATCAATATCACCTTTAATATTAAAATTAATTTTATTATCTTCTTTAATGATTTTTGTAATATAAAAATTATTATTAGTTTGAACTATCTTTTCGCTAACTTTTGCAGTATCGGTTGGCTTTTGTATAGGCTTTTTGGTATCGTTTGTCTTAAAACTTAGTTTTTTAGCATTAATCCCTAATTCTTCTAATTCTTTTTGATAAGTAGAAGAATCAAGTTTTAATATATTTGAACTTAAAACTATTCTTTTTAAAACTTCTTTTTTAGTATCTAAATCGCCTGAAATTATACTTTTTATATAAATAGTTTTAAGTTTTTGATGAGTTGCTAATTGCTCTGTTTTGCTAGAAACTAGAAAATTCTTATCAAAATTTTTTAAATCTTCATCAAAGCTTCCAGCAAATAAAGCAATACTAAAAATTAGCAAAAAGAGTTTATTCATCTTCGCCATTAACTAATTTTTCAATTAACTCTTTAACACTAATTAATTCATTTAATCTATAACCATTAGCACCTGTAAAGAATAATCCGCTCTCAACTTTTCCACTATAAGCATCATAAAGTCTTTCAGCTATACAATAGCCTACCTTTTTAGCTCCCCTACCACGCTCACATGGTGCAACGCAGTTTGCTACACAAGATATTTTTGGAGCTGTGCCTTCTTCTATCATTTTTTGAAGATTAGTTCTAATTCCACGAGCTGGATAACCTACTGGGCTTTTTAATAATTCAATATCTTCTTTTTTAGCATTTAGCAATACTTGTTTAAACTCTAGTGCAGCATCACACTCATGAGTTCCTATAAAGCGAGTTCCCATTTGAACCCCATTAGCACCTAAGCTAATTGCATGTAAAATATCATTCCTATTCCAAATTCCACCCGCTGCAATTAAAGGAATATTATTTCCCCATTCATCAAGCTCTGCTCTTACTTCAGGTATTAATCTATCTAATTGATAATTAGGGTCTAAGCATTGCTCGTAGGTAAAGCCTTGATGACCCCCGCTAAGTGGTCCTTCTAATACAACAGCATCAGGTAATCTATCATATCTTTGAGTCCATCTTTTGCAAATTATCTTAAGTGCTTTTGCTGATGATACAATAGGAATTAGTGCAACTTCTGGAAAATCCTTTGTAAATTCAGGTAAATTTGTAGGAAGTCCTGCACCGCTAATAATCGCATTAAAGCCTACATTACAGGCATCTTTTACTATTCTTTCATACTCATTTGAAGCGTGCATTATATTGCAGCCCAGTGGTGCATCATTACAAATCTTTCTTGCATTAGTAATTACTGCTTTTAAACCTTTGCTTGAATAAAAGTTTTCACTTCCGTAAGGCTTTCCATTTAGCTCTTTATTTATATGAGCTCTATTTTCATAAAAACCTGTTCCAACTGAAGAAATAATTCCTAAAGCACCATTTAAACTAACATTACCAGCCAATCTATCCCAACTAATTCCAAGTCCCATTCCACCTTGAAATACAGGAACTTTTAAAGTAAAATTTCTTATTTTTAATTCTGGTAAGCTCATTTTTATCCTTTAATCATTACTTTTGCAAATTTTCTTTTTCCAACTTGAATAATAAATTCACCATTATTTAATTTTAATTGCTCATCACTAATCTTTTCGCCATTAACGCTAACTGAATTAGCTTTTATCGCTCTTCTTGCTTCACTTCCTGAACTTGCAAGATTAGTATCCTGCATTAATTTTACAATCCATTGCTCTTCATTAAAGCTAAACTCAGCAATATCACTTGGAAGTTCATTTTTGCTATGAATATTATCAAATTCTTCTTTAGCCTTAAGAGCTAATTCTTTACCCCAAAATCTTTCAACAATTTCTAAAGCTAAATTTTCTTTAGCTATTTTTGGATGTAAAGAATTATTGTTAATGCTTTCAAATATTTCATTAATTTCTTTTGTAGTTTTA
Protein-coding regions in this window:
- a CDS encoding N-acetylmuramoyl-L-alanine amidase — encoded protein: MNKLFLLIFSIALFAGSFDEDLKNFDKNFLVSSKTEQLATHQKLKTIYIKSIISGDLDTKKEVLKRIVLSSNILKLDSSTYQKELEELGINAKKLSFKTNDTKKPIQKPTDTAKVSEKIVQTNNNFYITKIIKEDNKINFNIKGDIDEKSISLSTYNTKEINNKILEFDGILDAKKETFIDKNYEISIVQFNPKRIRIVARSKDEIDIKYNIDNGFNIEVLSKTQNIVNKKEEKPSVKKEEKPANIQSKKTEEIIKSSLKIEEKNQEKAETKGTNNISKVTKTNNGIKFNISYEIENIKTINYGTNQIIEFDGVLLGGRKNYDFKNYSISILQFNPKKTRVVLYTKAQQKLFFNIDDNEVVFSTEELKSSKASFNKANLLITIDAGHGGKDTGANAFGRNEKDITLSVALKLSKALKNKGYKVFLTRNKDIYIGLRDRTKMANDKKSDLFISIHANSIADKSKTDKIYGIETYFLSPARSERSKNAAAIENKSDIEEMNYFSKQTFLNFLNREKIISSNKLAIDIQGGILSSIPKNYLKKDGGVKEAPFWVLVGALMPAVLIEIGYISHPIEGKNIADSKYQDFLVNGIVNGIENYFIKNK
- a CDS encoding nitronate monooxygenase family protein → MSLPELKIRNFTLKVPVFQGGMGLGISWDRLAGNVSLNGALGIISSVGTGFYENRAHINKELNGKPYGSENFYSSKGLKAVITNARKICNDAPLGCNIMHASNEYERIVKDACNVGFNAIISGAGLPTNLPEFTKDFPEVALIPIVSSAKALKIICKRWTQRYDRLPDAVVLEGPLSGGHQGFTYEQCLDPNYQLDRLIPEVRAELDEWGNNIPLIAAGGIWNRNDILHAISLGANGVQMGTRFIGTHECDAALEFKQVLLNAKKEDIELLKSPVGYPARGIRTNLQKMIEEGTAPKISCVANCVAPCERGRGAKKVGYCIAERLYDAYSGKVESGLFFTGANGYRLNELISVKELIEKLVNGEDE